A window from Leptolyngbyaceae cyanobacterium encodes these proteins:
- a CDS encoding CoA-acylating methylmalonate-semialdehyde dehydrogenase: MSTLNQVKNYINGEWLASSANNYLDVINPATAEVLAAVPLSPATEVDKAAIAAADAFVSWRRIPPTDRVQYLFKLKNLLEEHFEDLAKTITLECGKTLAESKGEMRRAIENVEVACGIPILMQGDYLEDVARGIDEFMIRQPLGVTAIIAPFNFPGMIPFWFMPYALACGNTTIVKPSEKVPLTMQKVVQLIEQTGLPKGVINLVNGAKEVVGAILDHPTIRAISFVGSTPVAQYVYSRAAANGKRAQCQGGAKNPIIVLPDADWKNTIRITADSAFGCAGQRCLAASLAVTVGEARDIFTEAITEVAQKRIVGFGLDENVEMGPVITQESKNRIEGLIEKGINEGATALVDGRHPQVSGYEQGNFIRPTILQNINPHSEIASTEIFGPVLGLIHVDTIDDAIALVNNSNWGNMACLFTTSGAAARKFRYEADAGNIGINIGVAAPMAFFPFSGWKASFFGDLHGQGKHAVEFFTQTKVVVERWPKEWSRQF, translated from the coding sequence ATGAGTACACTTAACCAAGTTAAAAATTATATAAATGGTGAGTGGTTGGCATCCAGCGCTAACAACTACTTGGATGTCATTAACCCTGCTACTGCTGAGGTGTTAGCTGCCGTACCGTTGTCCCCCGCCACCGAAGTGGACAAAGCCGCCATCGCAGCCGCAGATGCTTTTGTCAGTTGGCGGCGAATTCCACCTACCGATCGAGTGCAGTATTTGTTTAAATTGAAGAATCTGCTAGAAGAACATTTTGAAGATTTAGCAAAAACAATTACCCTCGAATGCGGCAAAACTTTAGCTGAGTCGAAAGGTGAAATGCGTCGCGCCATTGAAAATGTAGAAGTTGCTTGCGGCATTCCCATCTTAATGCAGGGAGATTATTTAGAAGATGTGGCGCGAGGAATTGACGAATTTATGATCCGTCAACCATTGGGAGTAACGGCGATTATTGCACCGTTTAATTTTCCTGGCATGATTCCTTTTTGGTTTATGCCTTATGCTTTGGCTTGCGGTAATACTACTATAGTCAAACCATCGGAAAAAGTACCCCTGACCATGCAAAAAGTAGTTCAATTAATAGAGCAAACTGGTTTACCGAAAGGGGTAATAAATTTAGTTAACGGTGCAAAAGAAGTAGTAGGTGCTATTTTAGACCATCCAACTATTCGCGCCATTAGTTTTGTTGGTTCTACCCCTGTGGCGCAGTATGTTTACAGTCGCGCTGCTGCTAATGGTAAACGCGCTCAATGTCAGGGAGGAGCAAAAAATCCCATTATCGTGTTACCCGATGCTGATTGGAAAAATACGATTAGAATTACAGCAGATAGCGCTTTTGGTTGTGCGGGGCAACGATGTCTAGCCGCATCTTTAGCAGTAACAGTTGGGGAAGCTCGCGATATATTTACAGAAGCAATTACTGAGGTAGCCCAAAAACGAATTGTTGGTTTTGGTTTGGATGAAAATGTGGAAATGGGGCCAGTAATTACTCAGGAAAGTAAAAATAGAATCGAAGGATTAATTGAAAAAGGAATTAATGAAGGGGCAACTGCTTTAGTAGATGGTCGTCACCCCCAAGTTTCTGGTTACGAACAAGGTAATTTTATTCGACCAACGATTTTACAGAATATCAATCCTCATAGTGAAATTGCCAGCACGGAAATTTTTGGCCCGGTGCTGGGATTGATTCACGTAGATACAATTGATGATGCGATCGCCCTCGTGAATAATAGTAATTGGGGCAACATGGCTTGTTTGTTTACTACCAGTGGGGCAGCAGCGCGTAAATTTCGTTACGAAGCTGATGCTGGCAACATCGGTATTAATATTGGCGTCGCCGCACCGATGGCCTTTTTTCCTTTCAGTGGTTGGAAAGCCAGCTTCTTTGGTGACTTACACGGACAAGGAAAGCACGCTGTAGAATTTTTTACCCAAACTAAGGTAGTAGTGGAACGTTGGCCTAAAGAATGGTCGCGTCAGTTTTAA
- a CDS encoding antibiotic biosynthesis monooxygenase yields the protein MSEFQDFLKYKCAYVAIGEFKPGKFPEAEQLYEKAVSNYSQGFKGSYLLQEPGTDKGIAIILWESEEDMKANQNEMIEAILKEINHLFAKPPITGCYDIVSEISPKHGSSES from the coding sequence ATGTCCGAGTTTCAAGATTTTCTTAAGTATAAGTGTGCTTACGTTGCCATAGGAGAGTTTAAACCAGGCAAATTTCCAGAAGCGGAACAACTTTATGAAAAAGCTGTTTCCAATTATTCACAAGGTTTCAAAGGGTCTTACTTATTGCAAGAACCGGGAACTGACAAAGGTATTGCGATTATTCTTTGGGAGAGTGAGGAAGATATGAAAGCTAATCAAAATGAAATGATAGAAGCTATCTTGAAGGAGATAAATCATTTATTTGCTAAACCACCGATCACTGGTTGTTATGACATTGTGAGTGAAATTTCTCCCAAGCATGGAAGTAGTGAATCCTGA